From a single Planococcus shenhongbingii genomic region:
- a CDS encoding ornithine--oxo-acid transaminase, with the protein MTKTQQIIEKTEKYGAHNYHPLPIVITEAEGVWVKDPEGNQFMDMLSAYSAVNQGHRHPKIIKALKDQADRVTLTSRAFHNDMLAPWYEMICNISGKEMALPMNTGAEAVETAFKAARRWAYDVKGVEENQAEIIACNGNFHGRTMTAVSLSSDPEYRKGFGPMLPGINLIPYGDLEALRNAITPNTAAFLIEPIQGEAGIIMPEEGFLKAARELCRENNVLFIADEIQCGLARTGKMFACEWEDVNPDMYILGKALGGGVFPISCVVADHEILGVFNPGSHGSTFGGNPLACAVSIASMEVLQEEELADRSLELGEYFMGKLREIDHPSIKEVRGRGLFIGMELTEEARPYCEQLKELGLLCKETHDTVIRFAPPLIISKEDLDWAIERIQKVFLK; encoded by the coding sequence ATGACAAAAACACAGCAAATTATTGAAAAAACTGAAAAGTACGGTGCTCACAACTATCATCCACTTCCAATCGTTATTACTGAAGCGGAAGGTGTTTGGGTAAAAGATCCGGAAGGCAATCAATTCATGGACATGCTTTCTGCATATTCTGCAGTTAACCAGGGCCATCGCCACCCTAAAATTATCAAGGCATTAAAAGATCAAGCGGACCGTGTGACTTTGACTTCTCGTGCTTTCCATAACGATATGCTCGCTCCATGGTATGAAATGATCTGCAATATTTCAGGCAAGGAAATGGCATTGCCGATGAACACGGGTGCGGAAGCAGTGGAAACCGCTTTCAAAGCAGCCCGCCGCTGGGCTTATGATGTTAAAGGCGTTGAAGAAAACCAAGCAGAAATCATTGCCTGCAACGGGAATTTCCATGGCCGTACAATGACTGCTGTTTCATTATCGTCAGATCCTGAATACCGCAAAGGTTTTGGACCGATGCTTCCAGGCATCAACTTGATTCCTTACGGTGATTTAGAAGCTTTAAGAAATGCCATCACGCCGAACACAGCTGCATTCTTGATTGAGCCTATCCAAGGCGAAGCTGGAATCATTATGCCGGAAGAAGGTTTCTTGAAAGCTGCAAGAGAACTTTGCCGTGAAAACAACGTCCTGTTCATTGCCGATGAAATTCAATGCGGCCTTGCGCGTACTGGTAAAATGTTTGCTTGTGAATGGGAAGATGTAAATCCGGATATGTACATACTTGGAAAAGCGCTGGGCGGCGGAGTATTCCCGATTTCTTGCGTGGTAGCTGACCATGAAATCCTTGGTGTCTTTAACCCAGGTTCACACGGTTCTACTTTTGGCGGAAATCCGCTTGCGTGTGCTGTTTCAATTGCTTCGATGGAAGTGCTGCAAGAAGAGGAACTGGCAGATCGTTCACTTGAACTAGGAGAATATTTCATGGGCAAATTGCGTGAAATCGATCATCCTTCTATTAAAGAAGTTCGCGGACGCGGTTTATTCATCGGAATGGAACTGACAGAAGAAGCTCGTCCATATTGCGAACAATTGAAAGAACTTGGCTTACTGTGCAAAGAAACTCATGACACAGTCATCCGTTTTGCTCCACCGCTGATTATTTCAAAAGAAGACTTGGACTGGGCAATTGAGCGCATTCAAAAAGTCTTCTTAAAATAA
- a CDS encoding Glu/Leu/Phe/Val family dehydrogenase, producing the protein MAENLNLLTSTQSVIKTALDKLGYEEAMYELLKEPMRIMEVRIPVRMDDGKTKVFTGFRAQHNDAVGPTKGGIRFHPEVNREEVIALSMWMTLKCGIVDLPYGGGKGGIICDPREMSMHEIEKLSRGYVRSISQIVGPNKDIPAPDVFTNSQIMAWMMDEYSKIDEFNSPGFITGKPIVLGGSQGRDKATAQGVTIVLNEAAKKRDLEMKGARVVIQGFGNAGSFLAKFLHDQGAKIVGISDAYGALHDPDGLDIEYLLDRRDSFGTVTTLFENTITNKELFELDCDIIVPAAISNQITAENAPNIKASIVVEAANGPTTAEATKILSDRGILLVPDVLASAGGVTVSYFEWVQNNQGYYWTQEEVDEKLTKKLVDAFENVYNVAITRNIDMRLAAYMVGVRRTAEAARFRGWV; encoded by the coding sequence ATGGCTGAAAACTTGAATTTGTTGACTTCAACGCAGAGTGTTATTAAAACTGCTTTGGATAAACTTGGATATGAAGAAGCGATGTACGAACTTCTAAAAGAACCGATGCGAATTATGGAAGTCCGTATTCCAGTACGTATGGATGATGGAAAAACAAAAGTGTTTACCGGGTTCCGTGCACAGCACAACGATGCAGTAGGACCAACGAAAGGTGGAATTCGTTTCCATCCTGAAGTGAACCGTGAAGAAGTTATAGCATTATCTATGTGGATGACACTGAAATGCGGAATCGTTGATTTGCCATACGGCGGCGGTAAAGGCGGCATTATTTGCGATCCCCGTGAAATGTCAATGCATGAAATTGAGAAATTGAGCCGTGGGTATGTGCGTTCTATTAGCCAAATCGTAGGACCGAACAAAGACATCCCGGCACCGGACGTATTTACAAATTCTCAAATCATGGCTTGGATGATGGATGAATACAGCAAAATTGATGAATTCAACTCACCAGGATTTATTACCGGAAAACCGATTGTTCTGGGAGGCTCTCAAGGCCGGGACAAAGCAACAGCCCAAGGCGTGACGATTGTTCTTAATGAAGCTGCTAAAAAACGCGATTTGGAAATGAAAGGCGCTAGAGTTGTTATTCAAGGTTTCGGAAACGCAGGCAGTTTCTTAGCTAAATTCTTGCATGATCAAGGTGCAAAAATTGTTGGTATTTCCGATGCTTACGGTGCTCTTCACGATCCAGATGGTTTGGATATTGAGTATTTGCTCGATCGCCGCGACAGTTTTGGTACAGTGACTACATTATTTGAAAATACGATTACCAATAAAGAATTGTTTGAATTGGATTGCGACATTATTGTTCCTGCTGCGATTTCTAATCAAATCACTGCAGAAAACGCACCGAACATCAAAGCTTCAATCGTAGTGGAAGCTGCAAATGGCCCTACTACTGCAGAAGCAACGAAGATTCTATCTGATCGTGGAATCCTGCTGGTTCCTGATGTATTGGCGAGCGCTGGTGGAGTAACTGTTTCTTACTTTGAATGGGTTCAGAACAACCAAGGTTATTACTGGACACAAGAAGAAGTCGATGAAAAGTTAACTAAAAAATTAGTTGATGCATTTGAAAATGTATACAATGTAGCTATTACGCGCAATATTGACATGCGCTTAGCTGCCTATATGGTAGGTGTCCGAAGAACGGCAGAAGCTGCCCGCTTCCGTGGATGGGTATAA
- a CDS encoding iron-containing alcohol dehydrogenase has protein sequence MNAFSFYNPVKLIFGKGQLAAVKKELPKYGKKVLVVYGGGSIKKNGIYDEVMQTLGEAELEIFELSGVEPNPRISTARKGIEICKKEGIEMLLAVGGGSVIDCTKLIACGATYEGDAWDFVSRKAQPKSALPFGTVLTLAATGSEMNAGSVITNEETQEKYGWGSPFSFPKFSILDPTYTMSVPENHTVYGIVDMMSHIFEQYFNNATNTPVQDRMCEGVLKAVIETAPKLMEDLQSYEHRETILFAGTMGLNNFLQMGYNGDWATHNIEHAVSAVYDIPHAGGLAILFPQWMRHNVKVNPSRFAQMAVRVFDVNPEGKTEEEIAFEGIDRLRDFWTSLGAPTRLVDYNIDDTKIDLMVEKAMVYGEFGNFTKLKDEDVKEILQASL, from the coding sequence ATGAATGCATTTTCGTTTTATAATCCTGTTAAGTTAATTTTTGGTAAAGGTCAATTGGCCGCAGTAAAGAAAGAATTGCCTAAATACGGCAAGAAAGTCCTGGTTGTATACGGTGGAGGCAGCATCAAGAAAAACGGCATATACGATGAAGTGATGCAAACTCTTGGTGAAGCAGAACTTGAAATTTTTGAATTATCAGGAGTGGAGCCGAATCCTCGCATTTCGACAGCGCGAAAAGGGATTGAAATCTGCAAAAAAGAAGGAATTGAGATGCTGCTAGCCGTGGGCGGCGGTTCTGTTATCGATTGCACCAAACTGATAGCTTGTGGCGCTACATATGAAGGCGATGCTTGGGACTTCGTATCACGCAAAGCGCAGCCGAAAAGTGCTTTGCCATTCGGAACGGTATTGACCCTTGCGGCTACAGGTTCTGAAATGAACGCCGGATCTGTTATCACTAATGAAGAAACGCAAGAAAAATATGGGTGGGGAAGTCCTTTTTCTTTCCCGAAATTTTCGATATTAGATCCGACTTATACCATGTCAGTGCCTGAAAATCATACAGTCTATGGAATTGTTGACATGATGTCGCATATTTTTGAACAATACTTTAACAATGCTACAAACACACCGGTCCAAGATCGGATGTGTGAAGGTGTATTAAAGGCAGTTATTGAAACTGCGCCAAAATTAATGGAAGATCTACAAAGTTACGAACACCGGGAAACGATTTTATTCGCCGGTACGATGGGGCTGAATAACTTCTTGCAAATGGGCTATAACGGAGACTGGGCTACGCATAATATCGAACATGCGGTGTCTGCTGTCTATGATATTCCTCATGCGGGTGGCCTTGCGATTCTTTTCCCGCAGTGGATGCGCCACAATGTAAAAGTTAATCCTTCCAGATTCGCTCAAATGGCTGTTCGCGTCTTCGATGTGAATCCTGAAGGAAAGACTGAAGAAGAAATAGCATTTGAAGGAATTGACCGTTTGCGGGATTTCTGGACATCTCTTGGAGCCCCGACGCGTTTGGTTGACTACAATATCGATGATACTAAAATCGATTTAATGGTTGAAAAAGCGATGGTTTATGGGGAATTCGGCAACTTTACGAAGTTGAAAGATGAAGATGTGAAAGAAATATTGCAAGCATCTCTATAA
- a CDS encoding cation diffusion facilitator family transporter, whose product MAEFFGLLKNGNKPSLYAAITNTFIAIMKGVAFFFTGNVAMFAETMHSIGDAANQYFVFIGSALSKKAPTKQFPNGFGRLLNIVLLGAVLIVGIMAYETIVEGWHQMTQPVEAEGFIISVVVLSIAIILETFVLYKAGKEILHEAGVKGGAMAPLTTSFAHMDRAKPATKLVFMEDLVATAGGLLALIAVLIAHYTGFLAVEGAASIAIGLMMFYVVMKVFLENARGAIGETDEQMVNHIAHLLSEHPDVKDIRKLEVIKEGEFLHVETKVEVNPSLSVAEADELQDRIAEVLLSQPSVNDVVVSLDADDGVKHWTHVSKRPESMPPVTE is encoded by the coding sequence ATGGCAGAATTTTTTGGATTACTTAAGAACGGAAACAAACCATCGCTGTACGCAGCCATCACAAATACGTTTATCGCAATAATGAAAGGTGTAGCTTTCTTTTTCACAGGAAACGTTGCCATGTTTGCGGAAACGATGCACTCGATCGGTGACGCAGCGAATCAATATTTCGTCTTTATCGGTTCAGCATTATCAAAAAAAGCCCCTACCAAACAATTTCCTAATGGGTTTGGCCGGTTGTTGAATATCGTTCTGCTTGGTGCCGTCCTGATTGTTGGAATCATGGCTTATGAAACTATCGTCGAAGGCTGGCATCAAATGACTCAACCGGTTGAAGCAGAAGGATTCATCATCAGTGTTGTGGTGTTATCAATTGCCATTATTTTAGAAACTTTCGTTCTATATAAAGCCGGAAAAGAAATTCTTCATGAAGCAGGCGTCAAAGGTGGAGCAATGGCTCCATTGACAACAAGTTTTGCTCATATGGATCGCGCAAAGCCTGCAACGAAACTTGTCTTTATGGAAGACTTAGTTGCAACTGCCGGTGGTCTACTCGCTTTGATTGCTGTATTGATCGCCCATTATACCGGCTTCCTTGCAGTTGAAGGTGCTGCATCGATCGCCATCGGGTTAATGATGTTTTACGTGGTTATGAAAGTATTTCTTGAGAATGCACGGGGAGCTATCGGAGAAACTGATGAACAGATGGTTAATCACATCGCCCATTTACTGAGTGAACATCCGGATGTAAAAGATATCCGAAAGCTTGAAGTCATCAAGGAAGGTGAATTTCTTCATGTAGAGACGAAAGTTGAAGTTAATCCTTCACTAAGTGTCGCAGAAGCAGATGAACTTCAAGATCGTATAGCCGAGGTGCTGTTGAGCCAGCCAAGTGTCAATGACGTCGTTGTCTCGTTAGATGCAGATGACGGAGTGAAACATTGGACGCATGTAAGTAAACGCCCTGAATCCATGCCTCCAGTAACCGAATAA
- a CDS encoding MgtC/SapB family protein → MDLFSSLEVFSLETFLKLFLAALLSLIIGLERELKRKPVGLKTSIVIATFSCLLTIISIESAYIAKGSEHDNVNITMDPLRLAAQIVSGIGFLGAGVILKRGNDSISGLTTAAMIWGAGGIGIAVAAGFYIEAAVSVLIILIGIELVPPLLFKYGPKRLQMIEAIIKIIVTEKNSIASIVEDIKKVGVVIETLSISDQQEKGEPQKHELIMRTSFSQDKQTLFLYQTIGSIDYVEQVTIELIN, encoded by the coding sequence GTGGATCTTTTTTCTTCTCTTGAAGTTTTCTCGCTTGAAACTTTTCTAAAATTATTTTTAGCCGCTTTATTAAGTTTAATAATCGGCTTAGAGAGGGAATTAAAAAGAAAGCCTGTAGGTTTAAAGACGAGCATTGTCATCGCCACCTTCAGTTGTTTGTTGACCATCATCTCTATTGAGTCTGCGTATATTGCAAAAGGAAGCGAGCATGACAACGTAAATATTACAATGGATCCACTTCGTTTGGCAGCTCAAATAGTTTCTGGTATTGGTTTTCTTGGAGCTGGTGTTATATTAAAGCGAGGCAATGATTCGATCTCCGGGTTAACAACTGCAGCGATGATTTGGGGAGCCGGCGGAATCGGCATTGCGGTAGCAGCAGGTTTTTATATTGAAGCCGCTGTCTCTGTACTGATTATTCTGATTGGGATTGAGCTCGTCCCCCCCCTGCTCTTTAAATACGGTCCGAAGCGGCTACAGATGATTGAGGCAATCATCAAGATTATTGTTACTGAAAAAAACTCAATCGCTTCAATAGTAGAAGATATAAAAAAAGTTGGTGTCGTGATCGAGACTCTTTCTATTTCCGATCAACAGGAAAAGGGCGAGCCGCAAAAACATGAATTGATTATGCGGACCTCCTTTTCACAGGACAAACAAACACTTTTTCTTTATCAAACGATCGGTTCGATCGACTACGTTGAACAAGTGACGATTGAGTTAATTAATTAA
- a CDS encoding DMT family transporter, protein MERPAVHPFIPIIIGVFSVALSAIFVKMTSADSGVTAFYRMLFSILIMSPIFFMKYTHEIKKLSKRDWIFTSIAGVFLAFHFILWFESLNYTSVASSTVLVTLQPLFAFAGTYFFFKEKISLKTLISGMIAVLGSVLIGYGDFKVSGSALYGDILALIACALITAYLLFGQDVRKRLSLITYTFVVYSFSTITLFFYIVFKGESFGPYPASEWMWFLLLAIIPNLLGHTLFNWALKWVSTNVISIAILFEPVGAAVLAYFILGEVLSLSQIVGGSVVLAGIILFVADYEKIKSIFFKKRG, encoded by the coding sequence ATGGAAAGACCAGCGGTTCATCCCTTTATTCCCATCATCATCGGTGTTTTTTCAGTTGCTCTCTCAGCAATCTTTGTGAAAATGACATCTGCGGACTCTGGAGTTACCGCATTTTACCGAATGCTGTTTTCAATTCTCATCATGAGCCCAATCTTCTTTATGAAATATACCCATGAAATTAAAAAGCTAAGCAAAAGAGATTGGATTTTCACATCAATTGCAGGTGTTTTCTTGGCTTTTCACTTTATCTTATGGTTTGAATCATTGAACTATACTTCTGTTGCAAGCTCTACTGTGCTTGTTACGCTGCAGCCTTTATTTGCTTTTGCCGGTACCTATTTCTTTTTTAAAGAGAAAATTTCTTTAAAGACATTAATATCTGGAATGATTGCGGTGCTCGGAAGTGTTTTAATCGGTTATGGAGATTTTAAAGTCAGTGGATCAGCATTGTATGGAGATATATTAGCTCTGATTGCCTGTGCTTTAATAACAGCTTATCTTCTATTTGGGCAGGATGTTAGGAAGAGGCTGTCGTTAATTACATATACTTTTGTAGTTTATAGTTTTAGTACCATAACGTTATTCTTCTATATCGTATTCAAAGGAGAATCATTTGGTCCTTATCCAGCATCTGAGTGGATGTGGTTTTTATTGTTGGCAATAATCCCTAACTTGCTCGGACACACTTTATTTAATTGGGCGCTGAAGTGGGTAAGTACGAACGTGATTTCAATTGCTATTTTATTTGAGCCAGTAGGGGCTGCTGTATTAGCTTATTTCATACTGGGAGAGGTGTTGAGCTTAAGCCAGATTGTTGGCGGAAGTGTAGTATTGGCGGGAATCATTTTGTTCGTTGCAGATTACGAAAAAATAAAATCAATCTTTTTTAAGAAAAGGGGTTGA
- a CDS encoding isochorismate synthase encodes MNPQQNSSTEKYTSTRYLAYSFYTETIEVSRMSALAFFEAGDKHYQGKRMFWQNREKTFTLVGLGHAHVLASPNHHGRFEEIKQDWQNLCSQIVNEEADVQPILFGGFSFDPLNENQSEWTHFPQAYFAVPSFQMIIKDDQAYVSINLITNEDATFNAFEALRKERDRLIHAAQVMERPKYQKPLVVERTEIKKEQYMDSITKVTALIKAKQAEKVVIARSLRLEFEQPLSSASALYQVSEEQPESFLFGLEAQNQLFFGATPERLVKVKDRLALSTCLAGSTPRGNTVEKDEKLGNELLNDKKNRSEHQFVVNMISEVFNEHSSHMFVPKTPKLMKIRDIQHLYTPVEGELKPDSTLFDLVKDLHPTPALGGEPKQEALSLIRQYETMNRGFYAAPIGWIDAKGDGEFAVAIRSALLNEKEAYLYAGGGIVEDSTSESEYAETWVKFRPMLRALGGQLSDES; translated from the coding sequence ATGAATCCACAACAGAATTCATCGACAGAAAAATATACGAGTACGCGATATCTTGCGTACAGTTTTTACACAGAAACAATTGAAGTCTCCAGAATGTCGGCGTTGGCATTTTTTGAAGCAGGGGATAAGCATTATCAAGGAAAGCGAATGTTCTGGCAAAATCGTGAAAAGACATTTACCTTAGTTGGGCTTGGACATGCCCATGTTCTTGCTTCACCAAATCATCATGGACGGTTTGAAGAAATCAAGCAAGATTGGCAGAATTTGTGCAGCCAGATTGTTAATGAAGAAGCAGATGTGCAACCCATATTATTTGGCGGATTTTCATTTGATCCGTTAAATGAAAATCAAAGCGAATGGACCCATTTTCCACAAGCTTATTTTGCAGTGCCATCATTTCAAATGATAATTAAAGATGATCAGGCGTATGTCAGCATCAATTTAATTACAAATGAAGACGCCACCTTCAATGCATTTGAGGCTTTGCGGAAAGAACGTGATCGGCTGATCCATGCTGCCCAAGTTATGGAACGGCCGAAATACCAAAAACCGCTCGTAGTGGAACGTACTGAAATTAAGAAAGAGCAATACATGGACTCGATTACTAAAGTGACGGCTCTCATTAAAGCAAAACAAGCCGAAAAAGTGGTGATTGCACGTTCCCTGAGATTAGAATTTGAGCAGCCGCTTTCATCTGCGTCGGCTCTTTATCAAGTATCTGAAGAACAGCCTGAAAGTTTCCTATTTGGTTTGGAAGCACAAAATCAATTGTTCTTCGGTGCTACGCCGGAAAGGCTTGTAAAAGTGAAGGACCGGTTAGCCCTGTCTACATGTTTGGCAGGTTCCACTCCCCGAGGCAACACGGTGGAAAAGGATGAAAAGCTTGGCAATGAATTACTGAATGACAAAAAGAACCGCTCGGAACATCAATTTGTGGTTAACATGATCAGTGAAGTCTTTAACGAGCATAGTTCCCATATGTTTGTGCCAAAAACACCTAAATTAATGAAGATAAGGGATATTCAGCATCTTTATACACCGGTTGAAGGAGAATTGAAACCAGATTCGACTTTGTTCGATTTGGTTAAGGATTTGCATCCTACCCCGGCTCTTGGCGGTGAACCGAAACAGGAAGCGCTGAGCTTGATCCGCCAGTATGAAACGATGAACAGAGGATTTTATGCTGCGCCAATCGGTTGGATAGATGCAAAAGGCGACGGCGAGTTTGCAGTAGCCATCCGGTCAGCGCTGCTGAACGAAAAAGAAGCTTATTTGTATGCAGGAGGCGGGATTGTAGAAGATTCTACATCTGAGTCGGAGTATGCAGAAACTTGGGTTAAATTTAGACCAATGCTTCGTGCGCTTGGAGGTCAATTGAGTGACGAATCGTAA
- the menD gene encoding 2-succinyl-5-enolpyruvyl-6-hydroxy-3-cyclohexene-1-carboxylic-acid synthase has product MTNRKSLTEYVSAFTHSLIHLGVTDVVISPGSRSTPLAYACMKQEGLTVYRQIDERSAAYFALGMAKASGKPVMLLCTSGTAAANYFPAVVEAYYARVPLLVVTADRPPELREVGAPQAINQINLFGSHVKWAADLPMPEEQNLLEFLARHLHRSVATAKTEPKGPVHINVPFREPLRIDFEQSYVSRGEMMHFTGELIINKETEGFLQGLLEQERGVLVVGEMTAPMPETFWEFVQNLQWPVLADPLSNLRTNVKPDNQHLIIDSYDAILKSEQFKAAMIPDVVIRIGPQPVSKPLTLYLAAIKPKNYVVFDESPMMRDAQSVVTHHIQAAAKSLWQLPIKAKEENAYAVKWQQASKLYWQLVEQHCENELDEGVLAKIFFDELDKCHLVVSSSMPIRDLDTFFKTNGRDVMIYANRGANGIDGVVSTAFGVQAAVKRPTYLFIGDLSFLHDMNGLIASKMQDTDLTIVIMNNDGGGIFSYLPQSQEERYFEDLFGTPTGMNFKDAANMYDTEYAAVHSKEELISALRSHKQKLVKIIEVFTDRQQNVEVHRKLWNRFSEELSK; this is encoded by the coding sequence GTGACGAATCGTAAATCGTTAACAGAGTATGTATCAGCTTTTACACATTCACTTATACACTTAGGCGTCACAGATGTGGTCATTAGCCCGGGTTCCCGGTCAACGCCGCTTGCTTACGCATGTATGAAACAAGAAGGTTTGACTGTATACCGGCAGATTGATGAGCGTTCTGCGGCTTATTTTGCGCTGGGAATGGCTAAAGCATCCGGCAAGCCGGTCATGCTGCTTTGCACTTCAGGAACGGCTGCTGCTAACTATTTTCCTGCTGTTGTAGAAGCTTATTATGCAAGGGTTCCATTACTGGTCGTGACAGCAGACCGGCCGCCTGAATTGCGGGAAGTCGGTGCGCCGCAAGCTATTAATCAAATCAATTTATTTGGTTCCCATGTGAAATGGGCTGCTGATTTGCCGATGCCGGAAGAACAAAATCTATTGGAATTCCTGGCTCGCCATCTCCACCGGTCAGTTGCAACAGCAAAGACAGAACCAAAAGGGCCTGTCCATATAAATGTGCCATTTCGTGAACCGCTGCGCATCGACTTTGAGCAGAGCTATGTAAGCCGGGGCGAAATGATGCATTTCACTGGTGAACTTATAATAAATAAAGAAACAGAGGGATTTTTGCAGGGGTTATTGGAACAAGAGAGAGGGGTATTGGTGGTCGGAGAAATGACTGCTCCTATGCCGGAAACCTTTTGGGAATTTGTACAGAATTTGCAGTGGCCGGTTCTGGCAGATCCATTGTCCAATTTGCGTACTAATGTAAAACCGGATAATCAGCATTTGATCATCGATTCATATGATGCCATTTTGAAAAGTGAACAGTTCAAAGCTGCGATGATTCCAGATGTGGTCATCCGAATTGGTCCTCAACCGGTGTCGAAACCGCTGACATTGTATTTAGCCGCAATCAAACCCAAAAATTATGTCGTGTTTGATGAAAGCCCGATGATGCGCGATGCCCAGTCTGTTGTAACCCATCATATCCAAGCGGCAGCAAAAAGCTTATGGCAGCTGCCAATCAAAGCCAAAGAAGAAAATGCCTATGCCGTTAAATGGCAGCAGGCATCAAAATTGTACTGGCAATTGGTGGAGCAGCATTGTGAAAACGAACTCGATGAAGGCGTCTTGGCAAAGATATTTTTCGACGAACTGGATAAATGTCATCTCGTCGTCAGCAGCAGTATGCCAATTCGGGACTTGGATACGTTTTTCAAAACCAACGGACGTGATGTGATGATTTATGCAAACCGGGGTGCGAACGGTATTGACGGAGTTGTCTCGACAGCTTTTGGTGTTCAGGCAGCAGTAAAACGCCCGACGTATTTATTTATCGGCGATTTGTCATTCCTGCATGACATGAATGGCTTGATAGCTTCGAAAATGCAAGATACGGATTTGACCATTGTTATCATGAACAACGATGGCGGAGGAATTTTCTCTTACTTGCCGCAATCGCAGGAAGAGCGGTATTTTGAAGATTTGTTCGGCACGCCGACAGGGATGAATTTTAAGGATGCAGCGAATATGTATGATACTGAGTATGCAGCAGTGCACTCGAAAGAAGAGTTGATTTCGGCTTTGCGCAGCCACAAGCAAAAGCTTGTAAAAATCATTGAAGTTTTTACAGACAGGCAACAAAATGTGGAGGTCCATCGGAAGTTGTGGAACCGGTTTAGCGAGGAGCTGTCGAAGTAA
- the menH gene encoding 2-succinyl-6-hydroxy-2,4-cyclohexadiene-1-carboxylate synthase gives MEIQILDVRYHLEVLNFDKKSTIVFLHGFTGSTKTWRGIEKALPEYKIVLIDLLGHGLTDSPEDSARYTMELQIRDLNLLFGQLGLENFALAGYSMGGRTALAYACTYPQQIEALILESASPGLKSADERLDRQQRDSELALKILANGITSFVDKWENIPLFDTQKRLPETVKQTIRAERLHQNPLGLANSLIGMGTGTQKSYWSQVKQLNLPVLLVTGAMDPKFMAIAEEMKQALPKVQHGVIEAGHAIHVEKPAEFATMVKEYLSSNYRGGKS, from the coding sequence ATGGAGATTCAAATTTTAGATGTTCGCTACCATCTAGAAGTGTTAAACTTTGACAAGAAATCCACTATTGTTTTTCTTCACGGTTTTACTGGAAGCACAAAAACATGGCGTGGAATTGAGAAAGCTTTACCGGAATATAAAATCGTTCTGATTGATTTGCTTGGCCACGGCCTGACGGATTCACCGGAAGATTCTGCACGCTATACGATGGAACTCCAAATCCGTGATTTAAATCTGCTGTTCGGACAACTTGGATTAGAAAATTTTGCGCTTGCGGGTTATTCAATGGGCGGCCGCACAGCTCTTGCTTATGCATGCACTTACCCACAGCAAATAGAGGCACTGATACTGGAAAGTGCTTCTCCTGGATTAAAATCAGCAGACGAACGGCTTGATCGGCAACAGCGAGACAGTGAGCTGGCGCTGAAGATTTTAGCAAATGGCATTACTTCGTTTGTAGATAAATGGGAAAATATCCCACTTTTTGACACCCAGAAACGATTGCCGGAAACAGTTAAGCAAACCATCCGCGCAGAACGGCTGCATCAAAATCCGCTCGGGCTCGCTAATAGCTTAATCGGCATGGGAACCGGTACGCAAAAGTCTTACTGGTCCCAGGTAAAGCAGTTAAATTTGCCGGTTTTATTGGTAACAGGAGCTATGGATCCGAAGTTTATGGCGATTGCTGAAGAGATGAAACAAGCCTTGCCAAAAGTGCAGCACGGCGTTATTGAAGCGGGACATGCAATACATGTGGAAAAACCTGCTGAATTTGCTACAATGGTAAAGGAGTATTTAAGTTCTAATTATCGAGGAGGAAAATCATGA